The nucleotide sequence TCCTGCTCCGCCTGCGACAGTGGAGAACCGCGCGAAAACCTCGGTGCGTTTCTTTGGATCCTGAAGGAACTTGGCCTTGGTCACATCCGCTTGGGACTCGTAAGGTTGGAAGTAGCCGTGTGCCCCGGAGCCGCGGGCATGGACGATACGTTCCGGGATGCGCTCGTGGTCGAAATGTGTGATCTTCTCCCGCAGGATGAAGTCTTCCAACAGAACGGGGCCGCGTTCGCCAACCTTGAGCGAGTTCTGGTTGTCGGAGATCGGAAGACCTTGATTGGTGGTGAGCACCACCTGGCTTTCGGAAGCCGTCTGATGGGTTTCCGCAGGAAGTTTCGCCTGCTCGGGAGTGGTAGGACGTGGGGTTTTTTTATGAGTGGCCATGGATTCTGAGGACGGTCGCGGCGTCCTCGCAGGCGGCATACCATGAGTGGCGGGGGAAGCGGGATGAACTCAGAACGCTTGTAAACAAGCCCGGAAGGAGTAACATGACGGGAAACCTCTCCTAAGGAGTGATCGGATCCAGCTGTATTTTGCACTGCTGTTCCTGTTCCATCGTGCAGACCCGCATGACGTGTGGAATCCGCAGCTTGAGATTTGACGTGATTGGACGGTCCTCCGGATGGTATGATAACTGCGAATGGCTTCAGCGATGAGCTTTGATTCCGTCAACACCCTCCAGACCGCGGCCGCCCTCGCGGCGAAAGCACATGCCGGACAGACAATCCGGAACACTGACATTCCCTACATCGCGCATGCCATGGGCGTTTCAATGGCGGTGACCTGCCTCTTCGGTTGCACCGATCCCGAGGTGGCGGCCGCCGCGCTGCTCCACGACACTTTGGAAAAAACCCGTCTGACAGGTGCCGAGATCAGGGAGACCCTTGGACCGCGGGTGCTCCATCTGGTGGTCGCGATGACCAAGGATGATGGATATGCGAAAGCCGAATATTGGGAACGGTTGTATGATGAGGTGTGGGAGGCCCGCCTGATCAAGATGGCGGACGCCCTCGATCATCTCGATTGTCCGGCCGACGAACTGCCGAGGAGGATCAAAAGCGGTAGACGGGCTCTGGAGCTGGCCTATTCGGAAGAAATACCGATCCAGACCGCCCGCCGCGTGCTGGG is from Luteolibacter yonseiensis and encodes:
- a CDS encoding HD domain-containing protein, giving the protein MSFDSVNTLQTAAALAAKAHAGQTIRNTDIPYIAHAMGVSMAVTCLFGCTDPEVAAAALLHDTLEKTRLTGAEIRETLGPRVLHLVVAMTKDDGYAKAEYWERLYDEVWEARLIKMADALDHLDCPADELPRRIKSGRRALELAYSEEIPIQTARRVLGEALASAVERATGRPTLQ